Proteins encoded together in one Malaclemys terrapin pileata isolate rMalTer1 chromosome 16, rMalTer1.hap1, whole genome shotgun sequence window:
- the LOC128824991 gene encoding uncharacterized protein LOC128824991: protein MMERGHNRDSEQCRLKVKELRQAYQKTKEANGRSGSEPRTCRFYAELHAILGGAATTTPPVIVDSGSGIVSSATPEDSADGGEEEEEDEDELAESTQHSVLPNSQDLFLTLTEVPSQASTQDSDPMEGTSAAANSSSLPPPSRRLSQIRRRKKRTRDEMFSEIMESSRSDRAHLNEWKETVSKYRKEASEREDRRDQREDRRDAQDERWRQEDQRRQDATLGLLREQTDMLQRLVELQERLLENRLPLQPLFHPPPSPCSVSSSPRRVRTRGGGSVHLPILPQ from the exons atgatggagagaggccacaatagggactctgagcagtgccgcctgaaagtcaaggagctcagacaagcctatcaaaaaacaaaggaggcaaacggtcgctccgggtcagagccacggacatgccgcttctacgccgagctgcatgcaattctagggggggctgccaccactaccccacctgtgatcgtggattctgggtcggggatagtctcatcagcgacgcctgaggattctgccgatgggggagaggaggaggaggaggatgaggatgagcttgcagagagcacacagcactccgttctccccaacagccaggatctttttctcaccctgactgaagtaccctcccaagccagtacccaagactctgaccccatggaagggacctcag cagctgcaaattcctcaagcctccctcctccatcccgaaggttatcacagataaggcgtcgtaagaagagaacgcgagacgagatgttttctgaaattatggaatccagccgcagtgacagagctcatctgaatgagtggaaggaaacagtttcaaagtataggaaagaagccagtgaacgtgaggacaggagggaccaacgtgaggacaggagggacgctcaagatgagaggtggcggcaggaagaccagaggaggcaggatgcaacgctggggctgctgcgtgagcaaacagacatgctccagcgtctggtggagcttcaggaacggctgctggaaaacagactgccgcttcagcccctgttccaccctcccccctccccatgttccgtatcctcctcacccagacgtgtaagaacacgggggggaggctccgtacaccttcccattctaccccagtag